One Candidatus Krumholzibacteriia bacterium genomic window, GCACGCGCCGGGCAGCGACGTGCTCGGGATCGCCGACCAGCGGCAGGAAGCTGCCGTCGGTGAGAGCGCTGCGCGGCGAGCAGGCCTGCGGGGCCCGCAGCATGCTCTTGGGCGTGAGGACAACGAGAGGCTTGCGCCAGCGCCGCAACGCCTGCCGGCGCAGCAAATGGAAGTACTGCCCCGACGTGGACGGCTGGCACACCTGCATGTTGTCGTCGGCGGAGAGCTGCAGATACCGCTCGAGACGGGCGCTCGAGTGCTCCGGCCCCTGTCCCTCGAAGCCGTGAGGTAACAGGATGACGAGACCCGAGAGAAGGTCCCATTTGTCCTCGGCGGCGCTCACGAACTGATCCAGGATCACCTGTGCGCCGTTGGCGAAATCGCCGAACTGCGCTTCCCAGGCCACCAGGGCGTCGGGATAGTCGCGGCTGAAGCCGTACTGGAAACCGAGCTCCGCGGCCTCCGAGAGTGAGGAATCGTAGATGTCGAAGCGACCCTGCTTCGGGTGCAGGTGCCGGAGCGGGATGTGCTCGGCCCCGGTCTCGTAGTCGAAGAGCACGGCGTGCCGCTGGTTGAAGGTGGCGCGGCGGCTGTCCTGACCGGAGAGACGCACCAGCATGCCGTCCCAGAGCAGGCTGCCCCAGGCGAGGGCCTCCGCCGTGCCCCAATCCAGCGGGCGCGAGCCACGCATCATTTCGTCGCGCTGCTGCATGAGCTGTTTCACCTTGGGGTGGACGGTGAAACCAGAGGGAATCTGCCGCGTGGCGGCGGCGATCTCCTCCAGCCTCTCCGCCGGAACCTGCGTTGCCACCTCGAAGCGCGGCTCATAGCGGCCACCGAAGTAGGCATCCCAGTAGGCCGGCAGCTTGCGCAGCTTCGGTTTCTTCCGCTGCGCCCGCGCGCGTTCCTGCTCGCTCTCCAGCTGCGCGCCGATCTCGTCACGCAGCGCCGTGAGCTCCGCCGCCGGTGTCTGCCGGCGGGCGGCATAGGCTTCCCAGGCGCGGGGGAGCGCCGCGATGCGGCGATAGAGGAGCGGCTGCGTCACCGTCGGGTCGTCCACCTCGCTGTGGCCGTAACGGCGGTAGCAGATCATATCGAGCACCACATCGCTCTCGAAGGTGGCGCGGTAGTCGATGGCGATGCGCGCGGCCCGCACCACCGCTTCTGGATCGTCGCCGGAGACATGGAGAATGGGGATGTCGAGGCGTTTGGCGACGTCGCTCGAGTAGCGCGACGAGTGCAGCGACGCCGGCTCCGTGGTGAAACCGATCAGGTTGTTGACGACGATGTGCACCATGCCGCGCACGCTGGTGCCGCGCAGCGAAGCGAGGTTCAGCGTTTCCGACGCGATGCCTTGCCCGGCGAAGGCGGCGTCGCCGTGCATCGCGATCCCGAGGACACGGCGGGGTCCGGTTTCGCCGAGGCGCTCCTGCCGCGCCCGCACCCGCCCCATGAGCACGGGATCGACCGCTTCCAGGTGGCTCGGGTTGGAAACCAAGTGGACCGCCACGGTCTTGCCGCTGGCGCCGGTGAAATTCCCCGTGGCTCCCAAGTGGTACTTGACGTCGCCGCCGCCCAAGAAGCTGCGCGGATCCACGTCCTGGAAGCCGGCGAAGAGCGAAGCCGCCGGCACGCCGACCGTCTGGTGCATGACGGTGAGGCGGCCGCGGTGCGCCATGCAGATGAGCGCGACCTCGACGCCTTGCTGCGCGGCGCCGTCGAGCACCGCATCGAGGAGCGGCATGAGGGAAGCGGCGCCTTCCAGGGAGTAGCGCTTGGTGCCGACGTAGCGGCGGTGCAGGAAAGCCTCGAAGAGCTCCGCCGTGGCGAGGAGGCGCAGGATGCGCTTGGCATCCGGGGGCTCGGGCTCCGCTTCCAGGCGCTCCGCCACCCAGGCGCGACGTTCCGGCTGCAGGAGGTGCATGAACTCGACGCCGATGGGGCCGCAATAGAGGCGGCGCCACGGTGCGGCTTGTTCCGGCGGCAACGCGTCCAGCTCGGCAACCGGTAGCGGGCGCAAGCGCTCGAGCGGATCGAGCGCCGCCTGCAGGTGGCCGTAGCGGCGGAAGAGATCGGCGACGAGTGCACGCTCCGCACTGGTGCCGCGGCTCGTGCTGATGGAAGGAGAGGCCATGCCGTAGGGCTCCGGGAACGAGGGGCGGTCAGTTCACCCGTGGATCGAGAGGGATGGTGGTCAGATGGGCGAAGCGTGGTCCGAGCTCGCGCAGGGCTTCGGTCCACATGACCTCCGGCTCGGTCTCGAACACCAGACGCGCAGCGCCGGGACGCACGATCCAGCTGTGCTCTTCCATCTCTGCGTCCAGCTGGCCGGCGCCCCAGCCGGCGTAGCCGGAGAAGACGCGCACCCGCGCCATCGGTTCCGGAGCGGTCTCGAGGATCTGCACCAGCGCATCGCTGTCGTTGCCGAGCGCCATGCCGTCGACGATCTCCTTGCCTTCCGGCGTGTCGATGCCGTGACGGTGCAGGACGAGGACGAGGTGCTGTTGCACCGGGCCGCCCCAGAAGAGGCGCTGCGTCGCCCGTTCCGGCATGCCGGAGAGGGCCTCGGCCACGCTGTGTTCCGTCGGTCGGTTGACCACGAGTCCCATGGATCCCTTGCCGCCGTGCTCACACAGGAGAACGACGGTGCGCGCGAAGTTCGGGTCGCGGAGCGTGGGGCTGGCGATGAGGAAGCAGCCTTCGCGTACATGCATCTCCGTCTCCCGGCGGGCGCCGGCACCCGCTGCCACCATGATGCCGCAACAAGGGCGCGCTGGCAATGCAGGAAGGGGAGCAGGCGGGGAACGAACTTAGGCGAGACGGGAGATGCCGAGGGCGCGCATTTTACGGCGCAAGGTGGTGACGTGCATCTCGAGGCTGCGCGCCGCGGCGGTGAGATTGCTCGGATGGGCGCGCAAGGCCGCTTCGATGAGGGCGCGTTCATGGCCGCGGCGCGATTGGCGCAGCGACGTGGAGGACCCAACCGCCACCGGTTCTGGCAGCGCGGCCGCCACCCGGCGCTGCATGGCGCGCCGGATGAGCTCGTTGCGCAGCTCGCGCGCGTTCCCGGGCCACGGCTGCGATTCCAGCTCGGCGAGGAGCGCCGGCGTGAGTTGCAGGCGATCCTCCAGCCCTTCGTGGCGCAGGAAGTGCAGTGCCAGGAGCGCCACGTCGCTGCGGCGCTGGCGCAGCGGCTTGATCTCCAGCGGGTGCACAGCCAGACGATGGAAAAGGTCGGCGCGGAAATCGCCGTTCGTCACCCCGCGCCGCAGCGGCCGGTTGGTGGCGGCGACGATCTTCACCCGCACGTGGCGTTCGCGGATCTCTCCGATCCGGCGCAGCACGCCGTCGTCCAGGAAGCGCAGCAGCTTCGCTTGCAGTTCCTGCGGCATCTCGCCGATCTCGTCCAGGAGGAGCGTGCCGCCGGCAGCCTGTTCGAGCAGGCCCGGCTTCTCGCCGCTGGCGCCGGAGAAAGCGCCGCGGGCATGACCGAAGAGCTCGCTCTCGAACAGATCGCGCGGGATGGCGGCGCAGTTCACCGCCACGAAAACGCCGTGGCAACCGGAGAGAACATGCAGCGCCCGGGCGACCAGCTCCTTCCCGGTGCCAGATTCGCCTTCCAGGAGTACCGGGTGCGGCGAGGCGGCGAAGGCCGGGAGATCTTCGAGCAACGCCAGCAGCTCTGGATCGGCAGTGACGAAACCGTGGCGGCCGCTTGGGCTCGCCGGCGGCGTCGTGGCTGCGGGCCGCAGGGCTTCGACGCGTTCGAGGATCCAGCCGCAGGCCGGCAAGGACTCGCGCACGAAATCGCGCAGGGAATCGAGGAGCGGCACCAGGGCAGCGCTCGGTCTCTCGGCTTCGGATTCCGCCAGCGCCAGCTGGGTGAGAGCGGCCTCGAACAAGCGGCCGCAACTCTCCAGGACTTCCGCAGCGGCACGGAAAGCGGCGCGGGCCTGCTCGTCCTCGCCCTCCGCCAGCAGGATGCGGGCACGGACGCGCTCCACGCAGCCCCGCTCGCGCCGATCGTGGTGCCTCTGGCAGAGCGCTTCCGCTCGCGCCCAGTGCTCCCGCGCCTCGGCCCCGCGGCCCTGGACGGCGAGCACCTCCGCCAGGCGCCAGCTCGCTTCCACCATGAGATCCCCATCGGGGGCGATGTCGGCGGCTTGGGCGAAGGCCTGGCGGGCATGGCTTTCGGCCGCTTCGAGGCGGCCGCAGTCGAAGTCGATCTGGCCGAGGAACTCGTGGCACAAGCCGATCTGCCGCGACATGTCCGCACTGGTGCGCTCGAGCGCCGCGGCGAAGTAGCGGCGGGCCTCGACGAAGTGGCCGCGCAAGCGGGCGCAGTGACCGAGACCGTTCAGCGCGCTCACTTGCTCGCTGCGCAGACCGCAGCGCTCGAAGACGGCGAGCGTCGCCTCGTAGAGAGCGCGCGCTTCCGCCTCGTGTCCGAGATGTACCTCGGTGACCGCGAGGTTCTCGCGCGCCAGCGCCAGGCGCTCTTCGGCGGCGCCGGCTTCGACCAAGGAGAGAACGGCGAGCTGCAGCTCGTCGCGGCCGGCGCGGATCTCGCCGCGAGCGTTGAGGATCAGGCCGAGGTTGGTGTTGCAATGGGAGAGATTGAGGGCGTCGCCGGAGAGACGGAAGAGCTCGGCAGCACGCCGCGTCAGCGCTTCCGCTTCGAGATAGCGACCGATGCGGAAGAGTGCCACCCCCTCGACCTTGAGCGCGTGGGCGAGAAGGCGCGGCGAAGCATTCTCCATCAACGCCGACTGCAACCGCCGCACGCCAGCGAGAGAGGCGTCGTAACGGCCTTCGTGGATGGCGAGGCGCCAGTGCTCGAGCACGGCGAGTTGCGCCGCCAGCGCCGGGTCCGATTCGAAAGTCTGGAAATCGGCGCGGAAGAAAGCGTAGCCATCCCAGTTCTTGGTGAGCGCCAGGCTCCAGCCGACGGCCTCGAGGGCGCGCTGGTCCGCGGCCAGCTCCGGAAGCGACAGCTGGGGCCGCGCCGCGAGCCAAGACTCGGCCACGACGGTATACAGACCGCGACCGTAGTCCTCGATCCAACGGCGTCGAAGCTGGGAAGTGACCCCGCTCCCTACGTCACGGATGACGTTTGCCATCGCTGCGATCAGCCCCCCTCGCTGCACAGCTGTGGCGCGTCTTGCGCTCGAAACGTGACCGTGGCGCCGGCGCTTTATTGCACGAAGGCGAAAAACCTTCGCAAGAACTCGCGGCTGCTCACGATGAGTCTCCTCACGGTACCGAGGTTCCTGACCTGGACCGGAGTCGCGGACCCGGATGATCCGTGATCGGGCTCGGACATTTGCACGGTCGTGCGCCGCCCAGGGGGCGGATTCACCGTGGGCTGGTCGTCATCGCCGATCCCCGGAGTACCGGGTTGACCACTCCCGTAGCCCGGAGTTTCCATCTGCTGAGCGCGGATGGAGTGGGCACTGCGTGGTGTGATGCAGAGTGTCGTGACGAGAAGGGCCAAAAACAAAACGGGAACATTCCCGAAACCGCGGAGACTAGTCTTGCGAAACATCGATGCCCTCGTCGGGTTGCGCTCGAGACATCGCGCCGCGCTCTGGACGACGCGACAGGCACCTTCGACCCCGTCGCGACCTTTCTGGTCTCACTCAGGGGTTACGTCGCAAAGGATAGGACTCGACGCCGCAGGACGTCAAGAAGGGGGATCGACGTCTGGGGTCGAGCCTCGAAAGCAGGGGGCTCGGCATGGGTCGAATCACTCGCTGACCCGATCGCTGCCGCCGGTCTCGGGGTCGCTGCACGTGCGGGCCAACACCTTCACTCGCGGTTGGCGCGCGGCCAGCCCTCCACGGAGTGAAGCGAATTGAAACGGCCCGGGGCAGCAAGGGTTCTCTAGGGCTTTTCGACCGGTGTGTTTTCGCACCTCGGGCGACGGGACCGTAGCGTTCCTGCTCCGGTCCTCCGCAAGCCTTGATCTGGCAGTCGTTCGGTCGCGGCAAGAGCGAATTCTGACCGGCGGCAACCCCGGAGGAGTGGAGCAAGGACGCTCCGCTGGTCAGGCGTTCACCCTGCCTCGAGTGATGGCGCAGCTCGCTGCAGGAGCGCACGTTATGCGATTGAGCTGGAAACCGGTACGGGCCGTGCAAGGAGAAGAATGGACTCGACGAGAGTCTCTCGATCGAGCCGACCTCTACCCCCCTTGAGTGCGGCCCGGACGAGACGACGACTCGGTCGTCCAAGGAGCGTCGGGGCGAAGGATGACTTCCTCGCGTGGTCAGCGACCCCGGCGCTCCCCCTCGACTTGAAAATCGCGTCGTGGGGGTGCGTGCCAGAAGGAACACCCCTTAGGCTCCGCCGTTGGGTTCGGGTCATCGTGCCGCCGATTGGGTGAACACCCAAGGATCGAGGGGGCAGGCGGGCGGTGACCGGGTTCGAGGCCGCACTCCTCGACGCGATTGCTTTCCTCGGGATCCGCTCCCCTCAGAAGCCTTTGATCTTCGGCGCGTGGCGCAGCAGCATCGACGTCACCCACCAGCCGAGGAGAACGGCAGCGAGCAGCAGGAGCCAACCGGTGCTGCCCGTGTTCGCCCAGGTGGTGTGCGTGTTCACCATCGTCCACATGAGAGGGACGGACATATAGGTGTTCTGGCGCGAGCGGGTTGCAGCCAGTGCCACGACCGCAGGGTCGGGGGCCTGGCCGCTCTTCACGGCCTGGATGATCTGCCGCTGGGAGGGCCAGATGCGGAACCAGACGTTGAAGGCCATGATGGTGCCGAACAGGGCGCCGGTGTGGATGACGTAGCCGCGGTAGCCGAAGCCCGCCCAATGGCCGAAGAGATACACCATGGCAGCGACCAACAAGAAACCCACGGCGATCGCCGCCTTCATGTTGGTCTTCCCCAAGGATTTCATCAAACGATCGTAAACCAGCGGCGCGAGCAGGATGAGCACCAGCATCACGAACGAGCCTGCGCTCCAACCATGGGCGGGATCGTCGAAGACGACACCGCCTTGATAGAAGACGAGCATGAGCAGGAGCACGCCGGTGCCCCAGGTCCACACTGCCGCGTGGCGGAACCAATAGAGAGCGCGCGGCATGAGCTCGGGCACGACCTTCTTCTTCGTGTCGCCATCCATGGTCGGCGCGAAGGCGCTGTTCACGAAATTGAAGAAATAGAGCAAGCCGATCCACAGGACGCCCGCGACGACGTGCATCCAGCGGAAGAGCGACTCGAGGACAGCGGTGACCTGCATCTCCTGTCTCCTTTGCCTGCGGCGGACGGCCTGGTGCAGCCACGGCGCCAGGCCCGAGGGCGTACAAGGCGACACTGCGAGCGGGCCTTAGGGAACTATCCGGGGCCCGGCGGTCCTGCGCGGGCCGCCACCACGGCGCTCACTCTTCGGGCCGGGGAGCGGCGTGTCAACCCCGAAGCCCCCACCGCGTCTGGAGAGGACGCGCACACTGTGCGCACCAACCGCAATGTCGGGCGTGGGCGCTGCTAGAGGGCGCGGTGCGGCCGGCTGCGTGCGGCCGGGCCTCGTTCGTGGCGCCCCTCGGGGCGCTGTGCTAGGGTGCCTTGGGGCCGGGTTTGGGGCCCCCACTTGGCGCTTCGAGGGCCGCGCCCTCACGAGCCCCCACCATGCCGGGAAAACCGCAACCTGCCAAGAACGCGCCTGTGCGCGTGCGCTTCGCCCCCAGCCCGACGGGGCATCTCCATGTCGGCGGGGCTCGCACCGGGCTGTTCAACTGGCTGTTCGCCCGCAAGCTCGGCGGGGCCTTCGTGCTCCGCATCGAGGACACCGACGCCCAGCGTTCCACGGAGGAATCCACCCGCGGCATCCTGGAGTCGCTGCAGTGGCTAGGGCTCGATTGGGACGAGGGTCCGGGAGTGGGAGGCGACTTCGGTCCGTACCAGCAGACGCGGCGCAACGTGCTGTATCGCGCCGAAGCGGAGCGGCTCGTGCGCGAGGGGCGCGCCTATCGCTGCTTCTGCACCCGGGATGTCCTGGAGGCACGGCGCGGGGAAGCGGCGCCGGGCGGCGGGGCGCTGCGCTACGACGGTCGCTGCGCTGGGATCGAGCCGGAAGCAAGCGAACGGCGCGCTACAGCGGGGGAAGCCTACGTGGTGCGCTTGCGCATGCCGCAGAGCGGCGAAGCCCGCTGGCTCGATCTCTGCCGCGGCCCGCTCGCCTTCGCGCTCACCGAGTTCGACGATTTCGTCCTGCTCAAGTCGGATGGGCAACCCACCTACAACTTCGCCGTCGTGGTCGACGACGCCAAGATGCGCATCAGTCACGTGATCCGCGGCGACGATCACATCTCCAATACACCGAAGCAGCTGGCGCTCTTCGATGCCCTCAAGTTCCAGCGCCCGGAGTTCGCCCACTTGCCGATGATCATCGGCGCCGACAAGACCCGCCTCTCCAAACGGCACGGTGCCACTTC contains:
- a CDS encoding 2-oxoglutarate dehydrogenase E1 component gives rise to the protein MASPSISTSRGTSAERALVADLFRRYGHLQAALDPLERLRPLPVAELDALPPEQAAPWRRLYCGPIGVEFMHLLQPERRAWVAERLEAEPEPPDAKRILRLLATAELFEAFLHRRYVGTKRYSLEGAASLMPLLDAVLDGAAQQGVEVALICMAHRGRLTVMHQTVGVPAASLFAGFQDVDPRSFLGGGDVKYHLGATGNFTGASGKTVAVHLVSNPSHLEAVDPVLMGRVRARQERLGETGPRRVLGIAMHGDAAFAGQGIASETLNLASLRGTSVRGMVHIVVNNLIGFTTEPASLHSSRYSSDVAKRLDIPILHVSGDDPEAVVRAARIAIDYRATFESDVVLDMICYRRYGHSEVDDPTVTQPLLYRRIAALPRAWEAYAARRQTPAAELTALRDEIGAQLESEQERARAQRKKPKLRKLPAYWDAYFGGRYEPRFEVATQVPAERLEEIAAATRQIPSGFTVHPKVKQLMQQRDEMMRGSRPLDWGTAEALAWGSLLWDGMLVRLSGQDSRRATFNQRHAVLFDYETGAEHIPLRHLHPKQGRFDIYDSSLSEAAELGFQYGFSRDYPDALVAWEAQFGDFANGAQVILDQFVSAAEDKWDLLSGLVILLPHGFEGQGPEHSSARLERYLQLSADDNMQVCQPSTSGQYFHLLRRQALRRWRKPLVVLTPKSMLRAPQACSPRSALTDGSFLPLVGDPEHVAARRVLVASGKIVHELRAARQTRGRDDVAILALEQFHPFPEAEMRAALESFTQRREVVWVQEEPANMGGLFFVRPFLERLAAPAPCRSIKRSASGSPATGSAKAHDMEQKTLLELAFSPLEA
- a CDS encoding YqgE/AlgH family protein gives rise to the protein MHVREGCFLIASPTLRDPNFARTVVLLCEHGGKGSMGLVVNRPTEHSVAEALSGMPERATQRLFWGGPVQQHLVLVLHRHGIDTPEGKEIVDGMALGNDSDALVQILETAPEPMARVRVFSGYAGWGAGQLDAEMEEHSWIVRPGAARLVFETEPEVMWTEALRELGPRFAHLTTIPLDPRVN
- a CDS encoding sigma 54-interacting transcriptional regulator encodes the protein MANVIRDVGSGVTSQLRRRWIEDYGRGLYTVVAESWLAARPQLSLPELAADQRALEAVGWSLALTKNWDGYAFFRADFQTFESDPALAAQLAVLEHWRLAIHEGRYDASLAGVRRLQSALMENASPRLLAHALKVEGVALFRIGRYLEAEALTRRAAELFRLSGDALNLSHCNTNLGLILNARGEIRAGRDELQLAVLSLVEAGAAEERLALARENLAVTEVHLGHEAEARALYEATLAVFERCGLRSEQVSALNGLGHCARLRGHFVEARRYFAAALERTSADMSRQIGLCHEFLGQIDFDCGRLEAAESHARQAFAQAADIAPDGDLMVEASWRLAEVLAVQGRGAEAREHWARAEALCQRHHDRRERGCVERVRARILLAEGEDEQARAAFRAAAEVLESCGRLFEAALTQLALAESEAERPSAALVPLLDSLRDFVRESLPACGWILERVEALRPAATTPPASPSGRHGFVTADPELLALLEDLPAFAASPHPVLLEGESGTGKELVARALHVLSGCHGVFVAVNCAAIPRDLFESELFGHARGAFSGASGEKPGLLEQAAGGTLLLDEIGEMPQELQAKLLRFLDDGVLRRIGEIRERHVRVKIVAATNRPLRRGVTNGDFRADLFHRLAVHPLEIKPLRQRRSDVALLALHFLRHEGLEDRLQLTPALLAELESQPWPGNARELRNELIRRAMQRRVAAALPEPVAVGSSTSLRQSRRGHERALIEAALRAHPSNLTAAARSLEMHVTTLRRKMRALGISRLA
- a CDS encoding urate hydroxylase PuuD → MQVTAVLESLFRWMHVVAGVLWIGLLYFFNFVNSAFAPTMDGDTKKKVVPELMPRALYWFRHAAVWTWGTGVLLLMLVFYQGGVVFDDPAHGWSAGSFVMLVLILLAPLVYDRLMKSLGKTNMKAAIAVGFLLVAAMVYLFGHWAGFGYRGYVIHTGALFGTIMAFNVWFRIWPSQRQIIQAVKSGQAPDPAVVALAATRSRQNTYMSVPLMWTMVNTHTTWANTGSTGWLLLLAAVLLGWWVTSMLLRHAPKIKGF